One stretch of Enterobacter sp. RHBSTW-00994 DNA includes these proteins:
- a CDS encoding FGGY-family carbohydrate kinase codes for MSVNKDIIIALDEGTTNAKAVAFDGNGQVVASVSRALNIETPREGWVEQSAELLLAASLDVIARVIAAVGAQRVAALAISNQRETVVGWYRTTGKPIAPALSWQCSRTASFCHALRENGHEPQIKAITGLPVAPLFSASKMRWLLENTPDGFALAGRGEICLGTVDSWLLWQLTQGESFSCDDTNAARTQLLNLQTADWDNDMLALFGIPREALPAIKPSSGLFGSTRGLTSIPAGIPVMAMIGDSHAALFAHGLGAEGCVKATYGTGSSVMAPVSSAECNVSALATTVAWHDGDTLVYGLEGNIPHTGDAVAWMADSTGLSELPPDELAQALNTLPRSVESTLGVFFVPALTGMGAPWWDENARGLIHGLSRGVKRAHLIRAALESITYQIADVVTAMRAHQGFTLNALMVDGGPTQNDWLMQYQADLLGCPVMRSDVAELSASGAALLARKALSNLTVAQLRPYLPEHVTFMPDMARHKRLQKRWLEWQHAVELARR; via the coding sequence ATGTCGGTGAACAAGGATATTATTATTGCCCTCGACGAGGGCACAACTAACGCCAAAGCCGTTGCTTTTGATGGCAACGGACAGGTGGTTGCCAGCGTCTCACGCGCGTTGAATATCGAGACGCCACGCGAAGGCTGGGTGGAACAGTCGGCAGAACTGTTGCTGGCCGCCTCGCTGGACGTTATCGCCCGTGTCATTGCCGCCGTTGGAGCGCAACGCGTGGCGGCACTGGCGATCAGCAATCAGCGTGAAACTGTGGTGGGATGGTATCGGACAACGGGAAAACCCATTGCTCCGGCCCTGAGCTGGCAATGTTCCCGCACGGCATCGTTTTGCCACGCGCTGCGCGAAAACGGTCATGAACCGCAGATCAAAGCGATTACCGGGTTGCCGGTCGCGCCGCTTTTTTCCGCCTCAAAAATGCGCTGGCTACTGGAGAACACACCGGATGGTTTTGCCCTCGCCGGACGCGGTGAAATCTGTCTCGGCACAGTGGATAGCTGGCTTCTTTGGCAGTTAACGCAAGGGGAAAGCTTTTCCTGCGACGACACCAACGCGGCACGCACCCAGTTGCTGAACCTGCAAACCGCCGACTGGGATAACGATATGCTCGCGCTGTTCGGCATTCCGCGGGAAGCCCTGCCAGCCATCAAACCGTCGAGTGGCCTGTTTGGCTCAACGCGGGGGCTGACGTCGATCCCGGCGGGGATCCCCGTAATGGCCATGATCGGCGATTCTCACGCCGCGTTGTTCGCACACGGGCTGGGGGCTGAAGGCTGCGTAAAGGCGACCTACGGAACGGGTTCATCAGTGATGGCCCCCGTGAGTTCAGCAGAGTGTAACGTTAGCGCACTGGCGACCACCGTAGCCTGGCACGATGGCGACACGCTGGTCTATGGTCTGGAAGGCAATATTCCCCATACCGGGGATGCAGTCGCCTGGATGGCGGACAGCACCGGTCTGAGCGAGCTTCCCCCGGACGAACTGGCGCAGGCACTGAATACCCTGCCGCGTTCGGTAGAGTCCACGCTGGGCGTCTTTTTCGTTCCGGCATTAACCGGCATGGGCGCCCCCTGGTGGGATGAAAATGCGCGTGGGTTGATCCACGGGTTAAGCCGTGGCGTGAAACGCGCACACCTGATCCGCGCCGCGCTGGAGTCCATCACCTATCAGATTGCCGATGTGGTCACCGCCATGCGCGCCCACCAGGGCTTTACACTCAATGCGCTGATGGTCGACGGCGGGCCAACCCAAAATGACTGGCTGATGCAGTATCAGGCCGATCTGCTGGGTTGTCCGGTGATGCGCAGCGACGTGGCAGAGCTTTCCGCCAGCGGCGCTGCTTTGCTGGCGCGTAAGGCATTGTCGAATCTCACCGTTGCACAGCTTCGCCCATATCTGCCGGAACATGTCACGTTCATGCCGGATATGGCGCGGCATAAACGGTTGCAGAAGCGATGGCTGGAGTGGCAGCACGCGGTGGAGTTGGCGCGGAGGTAA
- a CDS encoding L-fucose/L-arabinose isomerase family protein, with protein MSRIPQQLTMGVIIGNRGFFPSYLVAEAREQAIALFDRLGINTLMLDPGQTELGGVETRQDAKTCADLFRAHRDTIHGVVVLLPNFGDEKAIAETLRLSGLNVPVLVQAEEDNLDKMGLATRRDSFCGKISLCNNLRQYGIPFTLTTQHVCALSGEVFEQDLRRFEQICRVVSSMRGVRVGAIGARPAGFNTVRYSEKLLERLGIAVETLDLSEVFTRIKLLRDDDIRVDEKRRLLLDNADASGIPADKLVTMAKLFVVLSEWIVANDIDTTAIQCWTSLQENLGINVCSIMSVMSGQLMPSACEVDVMGALSMYALASSNLNPASIADWNNNFGDDRDKCVLFHCGNFAAASLETPHMGTADIIGTTVGKENTCGAVHGRLKSGPLTYFRLSTDDLTGEIKAYVGEGQSVNDALDTVGCRAVIQVPHLENLLSWICRNGFEHHVAMNHSSSAAILNEAFTRYLGVSTYLHQ; from the coding sequence ATGTCCCGAATTCCTCAACAACTCACCATGGGCGTGATCATTGGCAACCGGGGATTTTTCCCCAGCTACCTGGTTGCAGAAGCACGTGAACAGGCAATCGCATTGTTCGACCGTCTGGGTATCAACACTCTGATGCTCGACCCGGGCCAGACTGAACTGGGCGGCGTCGAAACTCGTCAGGATGCCAAAACCTGTGCCGATCTGTTCCGCGCCCATCGCGATACGATCCACGGCGTTGTGGTTTTGCTGCCTAACTTTGGCGACGAAAAAGCGATCGCCGAAACCCTGCGCCTTTCTGGCCTGAACGTGCCGGTGCTGGTACAGGCCGAAGAAGATAACCTTGACAAAATGGGGCTCGCCACCCGCCGCGACAGCTTCTGCGGCAAGATCTCACTGTGTAACAACCTGCGTCAGTATGGCATTCCCTTTACGCTCACTACCCAGCATGTGTGCGCCCTTAGCGGCGAGGTGTTTGAACAGGATCTGCGTCGCTTCGAGCAAATCTGTCGCGTGGTAAGTAGCATGCGTGGTGTACGCGTTGGCGCGATTGGCGCACGTCCGGCGGGCTTTAACACGGTCCGTTACAGCGAAAAACTGCTGGAACGACTGGGCATTGCCGTTGAAACGCTGGATCTTTCTGAAGTCTTTACCCGCATTAAACTGCTGCGGGACGACGATATCCGTGTCGATGAAAAGCGCCGCCTGCTGCTCGACAATGCCGATGCCAGCGGTATTCCGGCAGACAAGCTGGTGACAATGGCAAAACTCTTTGTGGTGCTGAGCGAATGGATCGTCGCTAACGACATCGATACCACAGCCATTCAGTGCTGGACATCGTTGCAGGAGAATTTAGGCATAAACGTCTGTTCGATTATGAGCGTAATGTCCGGTCAGCTGATGCCAAGCGCCTGTGAAGTGGACGTGATGGGTGCGCTTTCCATGTACGCCCTTGCCAGCAGCAACCTTAACCCCGCCTCCATTGCTGACTGGAATAACAACTTTGGCGATGACCGTGACAAGTGTGTGCTGTTCCACTGCGGTAACTTTGCCGCCGCCAGCCTTGAAACCCCGCACATGGGCACGGCCGACATCATCGGTACAACCGTTGGCAAAGAGAACACCTGCGGCGCGGTCCATGGCCGACTGAAAAGCGGCCCACTGACCTACTTCCGCCTGAGTACGGATGACCTTACGGGAGAAATCAAAGCGTATGTGGGCGAAGGGCAATCGGTTAACGATGCACTGGATACAGTGGGCTGTCGCGCGGTGATCCAGGTTCCACATCTGGAGAACCTGCTGTCGTGGATCTGCCGCAACGGGTTTGAGCATCACGTGGCGATGAATCACTCATCCAGTGCGGCGATCCTCAACGAAGCGTTCACCCGCTATCTTGGCGTGTCGACCTATCTCCACCAGTAA
- a CDS encoding transketolase C-terminal domain-containing protein, whose product MNNSEHLATVMVDAFIDAVDRGVDLVPVVADSTSTAKISPFITRFPGRLVNVGIAEQTLVGAAAGLAIGGKVAVTCNAAPFLISRANEQIKVDICYNNTNVKLFGLNAGASYGPLASTHHSIDDIAIMRGFGNIEIYAPSSPAECRQIIDYALAHIGPVYIRLDGKALPELHDETYRFAPGNIDVLRAGQDVALVAMGSTVHEIVEAAAQLAEEGIDATVISVPSIRPCDTKALLAAIKPCEAVVTVEEHNVNGGVGSLVAEVLAEAGCAIPLRRLGIPDGQYAIAADRASTRACHEIDAAGVIKHARELHVKQAS is encoded by the coding sequence ATGAATAATAGTGAACATCTCGCTACCGTGATGGTGGATGCCTTTATTGATGCAGTCGACAGAGGCGTGGATCTGGTTCCGGTGGTAGCAGACTCCACCTCCACAGCCAAAATCTCGCCGTTTATTACGCGCTTCCCAGGCAGACTGGTAAACGTTGGGATCGCCGAGCAAACGCTGGTTGGCGCGGCCGCCGGGCTGGCAATCGGCGGCAAAGTGGCTGTCACCTGTAATGCCGCCCCCTTTTTGATTTCACGCGCCAATGAGCAGATTAAAGTCGATATCTGCTACAACAACACCAACGTCAAGCTCTTTGGCCTGAACGCCGGAGCGAGCTACGGCCCGCTCGCCAGTACACACCACAGTATTGACGATATCGCCATCATGCGCGGCTTTGGCAACATCGAAATTTATGCACCGTCCAGCCCGGCAGAATGCCGCCAGATCATCGACTACGCCCTTGCCCATATCGGCCCTGTTTATATTCGTCTTGACGGCAAAGCCCTGCCGGAACTGCATGACGAAACCTATCGTTTTGCACCTGGCAACATTGATGTGCTGCGTGCGGGGCAGGACGTAGCCCTGGTTGCAATGGGTTCGACCGTACATGAAATAGTGGAAGCCGCCGCACAACTCGCTGAGGAAGGTATTGACGCCACTGTTATCAGTGTTCCATCTATTCGTCCTTGTGATACCAAAGCGTTGCTGGCGGCCATCAAACCGTGCGAAGCAGTCGTCACCGTCGAAGAGCACAACGTCAACGGCGGTGTGGGCAGCCTGGTGGCTGAAGTACTGGCCGAAGCCGGGTGTGCGATCCCGTTACGTCGCCTGGGCATCCCTGACGGACAATACGCCATTGCGGCCGACCGCGCCTCCACGCGCGCGTGCCACGAAATAGATGCAGCGGGCGTGATCAAACACGCCAGAGAACTGCACGTAAAACAGGCTTCCTGA